GCGCGTCGATGCCGAACGGGCCGTTCGGGACGCACCTCGACGACGCGGGCCACGAGGCGGTCGGCACCTTCCTGGCCGGGCGCATCGGGACGGTGATGCCGGACCTGTTGGAGGAGCGCCGCCGGCGCGTGGCGCTGGGCCTCCCGGCCGGCTACGGGCGGCCGTAGCGGTCGCGGCCGGCACGGCCCGTGGCGCTAGACCGGCCTCAGCCTCTGCCCTGCCGCAGCGCCCGCTTCAACGGAAGACCTGGATGCGGGCGGCCTTCTGGACGGCGTTCTCGTCGAGGCGCACTTCGGCGACCGCGTCGGTGTCCTTCACCTGTACGCGATACGGGCCGGTGGGCCGCACGGCGCCGCTGGGGCCATCGGTGGGGTACGGCACCGTCAAGGCGAACCACCCCGCCGCGTCCGCCGTGGCCACGTCCCGGTAGACGAAGGAGCTCCCCAGGTTGTCCTGGAGCCCGAGCACCACCGCCACGGGCCTGCCGGGAGGGGCCTTCCCCGTCAAGGTCGCGCCTGGCACCAGGCCGAAGATCATGGTGGTGTCGAGGGTGCCGTCCGGGTAGCGAAAGTAGTCCCGCCACAGCAGACGGAAATACTTCGTCCCGCCGACGAGGTGCCGCCCCGTGTCCACGGCGGAACCGGCGCTGGACCAGAGTCTGACCGAGACCGGCACGGCCCCGGTGTCGTAGAGCCCCGTGATCCCGCCGTTGGCCAGGGCCTGGCCCAGGTCCGTTCGCCCGCTGATGAGGGCCGACCAGCGGACGGAGTTCTCGTGGTTGTACATCACCACGTACCGCAGGCGGTTCCGCTCCATGATGTCCCTGGCGGACTCCGGGTCCTCGGCGACGAAGAATTCCGCCGACTGCCTGAAGTAGTCCCCGGGGAGCGCGTCCAGGTAGCCGGTGGCGATGGCCGGCCGCCGCCCGGCACCGATGACGTTGTGACCGATGTCCCACGGCGCCATGACCCCATAGGCCGGCGCGGCGGCCGGATCGAAGTAGTCGGACGGAGGGGGTGTGTTCGAGGCCAGCCAGGCCATCGACCGCATGATGCCGGCGTGCACCGTGTCGCGGTAGGGGTCGTTCAGCTTCGTCTTCAGATACCACGGCCCGGGCGAAATCCCCGCTGCCACCGCGAGCCAGACCCCGCCGGCGCGCAGGACGCGCGAAAGATCGGGGGGCGCGCCCCTCAACGACACGAAGGCCTGCGTCGCGAGCCAGGCGGTCCCCATCGCCAACGGTGCCGCGAGCACGTTGGCGTAGCGATACTGGCGCAGGGCCATGAGCGTCTGGATCAGGAACACCGAGAGGAAAAGGAGCGCGGGGAAACCCCGCCCCGACCCCTGGCCGTCCATTCCCCTGCGCCAGATGCCGGCAACGAACAAGGGGCAGAGCAGCAGCGCCCACGAGACGGACATCCCGATCTTCGAGAAGGTGAAGACCCAGCCGTCGCCGGCCGCATTGCGCTGCAGGAAGAGCGGGCTGAACTCGGAAATGGTCGCCAGGGGCCCGCGCCTGACCACCAGGTAGTAGTCGAAGGCGTGCAGGAACGCCCCGCCCATGACGGCGGCGACGGCGAGGGCGATGCCCGCGACGGCCCAGAACGGGACCCTGCGCAAGGCCCCCCTGCCCTCGCGCAGGAGCATCGCGCCCAGGAGAGAGCACGACGCCGCCCCTGCCAGGAGCAGCGGGTAGAACGCCGTCGGCCGCTCGCTCTCCACCCGGATCATCCTGCCCGGCCCGTACACGGCGAGCAGCGTGGCGCCGAGGAGGAGGGCCGCCAGACCGAGGGAAGCGCCCAGGCGCTGCAGGAAGACGGGACGGGAGCGGTCCTCAGTCGTGCGGCCCAGCGCCACCCAGGCCGCCACCGCCGCCGCCAGCATGACGACGTAGATCGAACTGCCCAGCCAATTGAGGAACATCGCGACCGTGGCCACCGCCAGCACGACGTGCGTGACCAGCGTGCCAGGCTCGGAGAAGGGCCGGGACCTCAGGCCCCAGGCGCGTGTCACGACGAAGAAGAAGAGGAGGGCGTAGGCGAGGTCGCCCGCGTGGTGGTCGTACATGCCGCCGAAGCTGTAGGCGATCTGGGCGGGGATCAGCGTCGTGAAGAGCGCACCGAGCAGCGCCCCGCCCTGCCCCATCCCGAGGGAGCTGGACCAGAGGAAGACGAGCACCGCTGCCAGGCCGGCCATCACCGCCGGGTAGAAGAAGCATATCCGTTCCAGGGCGCCGTCCGACCGCCAGGGGCCGAGATGGTTGACGGTGGCGGTCGTCAGGTCCTGCAGGAACGGCCAGAGGATCTCGGCGCCGCCGGGATAGTTCAGATAGCTGTCGCGCGAGGGCACCGAGGGATACTGATGGTCGATGACCCGGGCAAGGCGCAGGTGGTAGACGCTGTCCGGATCCGCGATGAGCGCCCGCCCCTCCTGGACGAAGCGGCCGTAGTGCGCGGTGCGGGCGGCAACGGTTGCCGCGAACAGCACGCCCAGCGCCAGAATCAGCAGCAGGGACCGGGATCTCTCGTTCGCCATGTATTGACCAGCCCGTGAAGGTCGCCTTCTGCCCGCCCGGGCGCCTATGTCTACGCCTTCGGGGGCGGCGGCGTCAACCACGGAGATCGAGCGCGGGGCCCTATGCCTTCTTCCCCATCTCGCGGGCCTGGCCCGCCGAGCCACTGGCCCCTCCTCCCGCGCCGTACTGCTCGTCGCTGACCGGGCCCTTGCCAGACGGCGATGAGCCGCTTCTGGTGATCTCCATGGTGCCGTCTCCTTTACTTCGGAGCGAGGTCACCGTACCAGTAGGCAGCGGTGACGCCGCCGTCCATCAGGAAGTCGCTGCCGGTGATGAACGCGCCGTCCGGCCCCATCAGGAGGGCGCCGACGGCCCCCACCTCGTCCGGCGTGCCGATGCGCCCCGCCGGAGACAGTTCGAGCATGCGGCGGTATCCCGGGCCGCGCGGACCGGCCAGCTCGTCCTTGGCGAGAGGTGTGCAGATGATGCCGGGGCTGATGGTGTTGACCCGAGCGCCGCGCTTGCCCCACCGCACCGCCTCGGCCATCACGCGCAGCGAGTTGCCGCGCTTGGCGACCTGGTAGGCGTGGAGCGGGTCCGTCACCTGGTCCGGCTGGAGCATCGGTAGCGCGAGCAGGTCGTCGGCGGGCGTGGTTGCCAGCGCCTTGTCCTGCGCGGGCATCAACGCCGGGAGGCGGTGCCCCGACTGCGAAGCGATCACGACACCCGCGCCGCCATGCGCAATGACGTTGCCGAACTCCTCGAGCACGAGCGCGGTGCCGTACAGATCGACCTTCAGGATCGTCTCCGGTGACGCCTGCGTCGGGGATACACCCGCGGCGTGAATGACGCCGGTTATGGCGCCGATCGCCGTCGCACGCTCGACCAGCGCATGGACCGACGGGCGCGAGGAGACGTCCACGATCGCGGTGCTCACCTCGAACCCGGCGTCGCCGAGGACCTTCGCGGCCGCGTCGGCGTTCTCCCGGCGCAGGTCGGCCAGCAGCACATGCTTGCCGGCGCTGACTCGCCGAGCAATCGCCTGACCGATGAGTCCCGCACCGATGACGACGATGACGTTTGTCATTTCGTACCCTCCTCTCTCGCCTGCCGCGCGTCGTACTGCTCGTCGCTGACCTTCTCCATCCACTCGGCTGCCGTGCCGTCGAGTGACTCCTGGATGGCGATGTGGGTCATGGCCGTCGCGGGCGCGGCGCCGTGCCAGTGCTTCACGCCCGGCGGGATCCAGACCACGTCGCCCGGCCGGATCTCCTCGACCGGGCCGCCCCAGCGCTGCACCCGGCCGCTGCCTGCGGTCACGATCAGCGTCTGGCCCAACGGGTGCGCGTGCCAGGCCGTGCGCGCGCCGGGCTCGAAGGTGACCGCGGCGCCGAAAGCGCGGGCGGGTTCGGGCGGGTTGAACAGCGGGGCGATGCGCACGGTCCCGGTGAACCACTCCGCCGGCCCCCGCCCGGACGGCTGTGAGCCGCTTCTCTTGATCTCCATGATCTGAACTCCTTTCCTGATGGCCTCTTCCCCGCAACGCTACCGGCCGAGTACCGCGAGAGTCGAGACTCTCGCGCCGACAAGAAAGAATGCACCATAGGGTGGGATTGCCGGTGCGGCGGGGCCAACGAGCAGCAGCGCGACCCCTCCGAGCACATGCAGCCGCGACCGGACCTTCGGCACCGCCCACAGATACCGGCCCTGGGCGGCCAGGAAGAGGATCGGCCCCCCGCCCAGCAGCAGGCTCAGCGCCAACGAGGTCCGCCCCTGCGGGTGAGTGATCACCCCTTCATTCGCGACCGCCACAGCGATGAGTCCGGCAACCAGGGCAGCCAGCGCGTTCACCGCGTGGCGGGCGGCGCGAATGGGATCCCTCGTCGCCTCCAGATCCCGGATGATGCCCTGATGAGAACGCCCGAAGTTCAGCGCCCAGAGCCCGACCGAGCCCACCACAGCACGCGGGCGGTCGGGTGCGCCGCGCCAGGAGCGGTGGGTCAAGAGATGCTGCGAGAGCTGGGAGAACGCGAACGCGAAGACAAGGTCGAACAGCAGCTCCAACGGAGTGACCTCGTATCTTTCTTCTCGAGGACCTCGGGCATGTCATCCTTCTGGGGACAGCGCTTGGCACCTTCAGAGCAGGTGCCGCAACCCGTGCAGTAGTTGATCTTCCGGTCCTTCAAGAAGACCTTCTCGGCGTCGTGCCCTGCCTCGCGCGCTCCGAACACGAATTGGTCGCACAACAGCTCGGAATTCCCATCCTTTCTCGGACTTGAGGACAGCACCAACACTTTCTTGCTCACGTGCATCATTCTCCTGGACGTTTGATCCTGCGCAGCCAACCTGACCTTTCACCCTTTCGGTGCCCGATCAGCTCGTGCCGGTCGTTGCCCGTCTTCATCTCACGCGCGATCAGTTCCGTCGGGTCAGGAACTGCTCCCAGAACCGCACGGCGTTCACGATCCAGCCTTCGGCGCTGGTCCCGGTTCCTGGCCCGAAGCCGTGACCGAGACTTCCATACGTGTGGTACTCCACCGGTGTTCCCGCGCTGCGCAGGGCCGCGACTCGTCTCTCCATCGTCGACGGCGGGGCGATTCCGTCCTGTTCGCCAACCACGACGAATGTCGGAGGCTCAGCGGACGAGTAGTCTGAATGGGCCGTGTAGGCCATCACGACGGTTGATGGTCTTGGAAGCCTGTCGCCGCCATAGGCGGAAGCGCCGTGCGAACCGACGGCAGCCGCCATCCGTGCGCCGGCCGAGCTTCCCCACAGGGAGTAGCCCCGGGTGTCGACGCCGAGCGCCTTCGCGTTGCGGAAGATGTAGGAGATGGCAGCAGCCAGGTCCTCGGTGGCGACCGCGCCGCCATGGCCTGCCCGATAGCGCAGCACGAAGGCGTTGTAGCCCTTGGCGCTGATCTCGGCGGCATAGGGAAACCCTTCGTGGACGGAGGCGACGTAGGCAAACCCGCCGCCGGGGGATACCACGGCAAAGGGCGAATTGGGCCTTCCGCGGAAGAAGAACAGACCTGTATGGTCGCGCGCGGGTTGCTCCCGTCTCTGTTCCTCACTGTAGAACGGATAGAACACGTCGTGACCGCTGTTTACATCGTCGATCATGCGATTGAGCGCGCCGACCACCGTCGCCGCATCCACGTGGCTGTGATACGGCAGGAGCGAGCCAATATCGCTCAGGCGCACGGCTTCGTCATAGCGACGGCCGTCCCACGGCAAGAGCAGGCGAGCGAAGCCGGCGAAGGCGGGGTGGTCGAGGAGGTTGCGCACGCTGTCATCGGCGTTCAAGTGTCGGCCCTTGTGTACGATGGCCGCCCCTTTCCTCATCTCATCGCCCCGGCTGTCGGCGGGAACCATACTCCTCCCGTTCGCCACGGTGAGCGTCGGCGTCCACAGGAACGAGAGTACCAGGCAAGCAGTTGAGGGTCTCAGACAATTCAGTCTCATCGCGGCTGTTGCAGTTCAGCGACCGCTCATCGTCTGATGCTTCTCCGGGTAACGAGCCCCTTGCACCGTGATCCTTGACGCCGCGTCCTCGATCTCGCGGAGGTCGTCGGGCGAGAGCGCGACGGCAACCGCCCCGAGGTTCTCGTCCAGGCGCTCCAGCTTCCGCGTGCCCGGGATGGGGACGATCCACGGCTTCTGCGCCAACAGCCAGGCGAGCGCGATCTGGGCGGGCGTGGCCTTCTTCCGCGCTGCGATCATGCGCAGCAGATCGACGAGGACCAGATTCGCCTGCCGCGCCTCCGCGGCGAAGCGAGGAACGATGGTGCGGAAATCGGAGCTGTCGAACGTCGTCTTCTCGTCGATCTTTCCCGTGAGGAAGCCCTTGCCCAGCGGGCTGAACGGGACGAAACCGATTCCGAGTTCCTCGAGAGTGGGGAGCAATGCCGCTTCAGGCTCTCTCCACCACAGCGAGTATTCGCTCTGCACGGCAGTCACGGGCTGGACGGCGTGGGCGCGGCGGATCGTCTGCACCCCTGCCTCGGAGAGGCCGAAGTGCCTGACCTTGCCTTCCCGGATCAAGTCCTTCACCGCCCCGGCGACGTCCTCGATCGGCACCTCCGGGTCGACGCGGTGCTGGTAGAACAGGTCGATGGCATCGACCCTGAGACGCGTGAGCGAGGCCTCCGCGACCTGCCTGATGCGCTCCGGCCGGCTGTCGAGACCGACCCACTGCGGCCCGCCGTTGGGATCGAGCTTGAACCCGAACTTCGTGGCTATCGCCACCCATCCCCGAAAAGGAGCGAGAGCCTCGCCCACGAGTTCCTCGTTCGTGAACGGCCCGTAGACCTCTGCGGTGTCGAAGAACGTGACACCGCGCTCCACGGCCGTGCGGATCAGCGAGATCATCTCCCGCCTGTCGGCAGCCGGACCGTAGCCGAAGCTCATGCCCATGCAGCCGAGCCCCAGGGCCGAGACCTCGAGGCCGCTCTTCCCCAACGTGCGCTTCTTCATCGGATCCTCCTGGAGTTCACCTGACACGTGCCGCTCAGAGCGCGACCAGTTCGTACCGATCGTTGCCCATCTTCAGCTCCTTCATGTACGACAGCTGGCGCAGGCCCTGGCGGGACTCGATGCGCTCCTTGAGGTCGTGCAACTCCTCGTCGGGCAGCCCGTACACCAGGTCGATGGAGGCCTGGTCCACGGCCAGGATGTCGGTGGAGGCCAGGATGCCCACGTCGCGCGCCTTGGGCGGCGCGGCGCGCACGCCGGCGCAGTCGCAGTCGACGGACATGTTGCGCAGCACGTTGACGAAGACGATCCGCCGGCCAAAGTGGTCGACGGTGGCCTTCGCGGACTCCACCATGTTCTCCTGGAAGGGCTCGCCCTTGAGCCAGGTCGCGTAGTCGTCGTTGTCCGGGGCGGCGTGGACCATCGTCTTGCCGACCCGCCCGTCCGCGCAGCCGATGGCGATGTTCTTCATCGAGCCGCCGAACCCCCCCATGGCGTGCCCCTTGAAGTGGGTCAGCACCACCATCGAGTCGTAGGCGAGCATGTTCTTGCCGACGGACATCTGCGTGAAGCGTCTCCCGCCTTTCACGGGGACCATCGCCGCGCCGTCCTCGTCCAGGATGTCCACCGGGCAGAAGTCCCAGCCGTTGATCTTGAGGGTCTCGCGGTGGTCCGCCGTCGTGGAGCGCTTGCCCTTGTACAGGGTGTTCGTCTCCACCAGCGCGCTGTCGGGGATGCTCCGCTGCAGCGCCTTCACCATCTCCCGCGGCAGGATGTTGGGGCCGTTCGGCTCGCCGGTGTGGAGCTTGATGGCGACCCTGCCGATGATGTTGCCGCTGATCCGTGCGTAGACCTTGAGCAGCCCGTCGGCGCTGATGTCCTTCGTGAAGAAGACCTGGGACTTGTCCGCGGGTGCGGCGAAGGCGCCGGCGACGCCTTCCAGCTCGCTTGCGGCGAGCGCGCCGAGCGCGACGGCACCCCCCTTCAGGAACCAGCGGCGCGAGATCTGTCCGTCCATGTTCTCTTTCCTCTCTTCAGCTCATCGCCGGCGATCGGTCTAGAGCGCCGACCGCAGTACCTCGACGATGTCCGACTCGGTCAGCGGCGGGCGGCCCGGGAGACGCCCCTCCCCGTCGTGAATCGTGCGCACCGTGTCCCCGGCGTAGCGCGCGAGAAGCGTGTCGCCGATGCCCAGCTGCGACAGGCGCGTCGGGCAGCCGATCGAGCGGAGGAACGACTCGAACCGGTCGACGCCCTCGAGGGCGCACCCGAGCTCGTCCCCCTGCCGCGCCGGCACCCCGAAGATCCGCTGCGCGAACTGCGCGAAGCGGGCGGGCCGGACCTTCGCGGCGAAGCGCATCCAGGCCGGGTTGACCACCGCCAGCCCGGCCGCGTGCGTGACGTCGTGGTGGGCGGACAGCACGTGCTCGATCATGTGCACCGGGTACGCCGCTGCGGTGCCGACCTGCACCCAGCCATTGAGCGCCACCAGCGCCGCCCACTGCACCTGCACGCGCGCCTCGAGGTCGCGTCCGTCGGACACCGCCTTCGGGCCCCACTCCAGAGCGGTCAGCACGACCCCCTCGGCGAAGCGGTCCTGCAACGGGGTGCCGTCGACGCCGTTGAAGTAGCCCTCGGTCACGTGGGTGATCAGGTCGCAGACGCCGAACGCGGCCTGATTCGGCGGCACGCTCAGCGTCAGCTCGGGGTCGACGAGCGCGGTGCGCGGGTAGAGGCAGTCCGCCTTGACGAACGACTTCACGGTCGTCCTCTCGTTCGTGATGACGGCGCCGTTGTTCATCTCCGAGCCCGTGGCTGCCAGGGTTGGCACCGTGACGATCGGGAGCGCACGCGTCGGGGCGCCCATCGCCTGCCCGTGGAACATCATGTCCCAGGGGTCGCCGTCGTGGAGGACGGCCGCCGCCATCACCTTGGCTGCATCCATGGTGCTGCCGCCGCCCAGGGCGACGACCACGTCGCAACGCTCGTCGCGCGCGATCTGCGCGCCACGCACCACCGTCGAAATCCGCGGATTGGGCTCGACCCCGGCGCACTCCACGACGGAGACGCCGGCGGCCTCCAGGCTCGCGACCGCGCGCTCGAACACGCCGCTGCGCTTGACGCTGCCACCGCCGGTGACGAGCAGGGCGCGCGTGCCGTGCTCGCGCACCAGCCCGCCCAGCCGTGCAAGCACGCCGGCGCCGAAGACGATCCGCGTCGGGTTGTGAAATTCGAAGTTCATGATCTCCTCCATTGCTGTGTGATCACAACCTACGCGTGCAGACACCCGGGCCGGTAGACCAATCCTGCGGGATTATTGCCTGATCGTGTCGAGCGCAGTGTTTTCAGTTGACGGGGGTCGTTCCCAGACATATCGTCATCTCCAGATACACATGGAGAAAAAGATGAAGAATCAGGATGTTCTGCGGAGTTCCGAGAGCGGCTGCCTGAATGTCGCGATCGCGGCCCTGAAGCAAAGCATTGCCCGATGGACCGCCGAAGGCGAGCGTCACACAACCGCCGTTCCCGGCCTTTCGCTCTATCGGCGGGACGCCGTGACCGAGCCGATCAGCGGCATGTACGAGCCGAGCATCTGCATGGTCGCCCAGGGCGCAAAGCGAGTCCTCCTCGGGAGCGACTCGTTCGTCTACGACGCGCACCACTTCCTGATCACGTCCGT
This portion of the bacterium genome encodes:
- a CDS encoding cupin domain-containing protein — protein: MEIKRSGSQPSGRGPAEWFTGTVRIAPLFNPPEPARAFGAAVTFEPGARTAWHAHPLGQTLIVTAGSGRVQRWGGPVEEIRPGDVVWIPPGVKHWHGAAPATAMTHIAIQESLDGTAAEWMEKVSDEQYDARQAREEGTK
- a CDS encoding low temperature requirement protein A, translated to MELLFDLVFAFAFSQLSQHLLTHRSWRGAPDRPRAVVGSVGLWALNFGRSHQGIIRDLEATRDPIRAARHAVNALAALVAGLIAVAVANEGVITHPQGRTSLALSLLLGGGPILFLAAQGRYLWAVPKVRSRLHVLGGVALLLVGPAAPAIPPYGAFFLVGARVSTLAVLGR
- a CDS encoding STT3 domain-containing protein, with amino-acid sequence MANERSRSLLLILALGVLFAATVAARTAHYGRFVQEGRALIADPDSVYHLRLARVIDHQYPSVPSRDSYLNYPGGAEILWPFLQDLTTATVNHLGPWRSDGALERICFFYPAVMAGLAAVLVFLWSSSLGMGQGGALLGALFTTLIPAQIAYSFGGMYDHHAGDLAYALLFFFVVTRAWGLRSRPFSEPGTLVTHVVLAVATVAMFLNWLGSSIYVVMLAAAVAAWVALGRTTEDRSRPVFLQRLGASLGLAALLLGATLLAVYGPGRMIRVESERPTAFYPLLLAGAASCSLLGAMLLREGRGALRRVPFWAVAGIALAVAAVMGGAFLHAFDYYLVVRRGPLATISEFSPLFLQRNAAGDGWVFTFSKIGMSVSWALLLCPLFVAGIWRRGMDGQGSGRGFPALLFLSVFLIQTLMALRQYRYANVLAAPLAMGTAWLATQAFVSLRGAPPDLSRVLRAGGVWLAVAAGISPGPWYLKTKLNDPYRDTVHAGIMRSMAWLASNTPPPSDYFDPAAAPAYGVMAPWDIGHNVIGAGRRPAIATGYLDALPGDYFRQSAEFFVAEDPESARDIMERNRLRYVVMYNHENSVRWSALISGRTDLGQALANGGITGLYDTGAVPVSVRLWSSAGSAVDTGRHLVGGTKYFRLLWRDYFRYPDGTLDTTMIFGLVPGATLTGKAPPGRPVAVVLGLQDNLGSSFVYRDVATADAAGWFALTVPYPTDGPSGAVRPTGPYRVQVKDTDAVAEVRLDENAVQKAARIQVFR
- a CDS encoding iron-containing alcohol dehydrogenase — translated: MNFEFHNPTRIVFGAGVLARLGGLVREHGTRALLVTGGGSVKRSGVFERAVASLEAAGVSVVECAGVEPNPRISTVVRGAQIARDERCDVVVALGGGSTMDAAKVMAAAVLHDGDPWDMMFHGQAMGAPTRALPIVTVPTLAATGSEMNNGAVITNERTTVKSFVKADCLYPRTALVDPELTLSVPPNQAAFGVCDLITHVTEGYFNGVDGTPLQDRFAEGVVLTALEWGPKAVSDGRDLEARVQVQWAALVALNGWVQVGTAAAYPVHMIEHVLSAHHDVTHAAGLAVVNPAWMRFAAKVRPARFAQFAQRIFGVPARQGDELGCALEGVDRFESFLRSIGCPTRLSQLGIGDTLLARYAGDTVRTIHDGEGRLPGRPPLTESDIVEVLRSAL
- a CDS encoding DUF362 domain-containing protein, which encodes MDGQISRRWFLKGGAVALGALAASELEGVAGAFAAPADKSQVFFTKDISADGLLKVYARISGNIIGRVAIKLHTGEPNGPNILPREMVKALQRSIPDSALVETNTLYKGKRSTTADHRETLKINGWDFCPVDILDEDGAAMVPVKGGRRFTQMSVGKNMLAYDSMVVLTHFKGHAMGGFGGSMKNIAIGCADGRVGKTMVHAAPDNDDYATWLKGEPFQENMVESAKATVDHFGRRIVFVNVLRNMSVDCDCAGVRAAPPKARDVGILASTDILAVDQASIDLVYGLPDEELHDLKERIESRQGLRQLSYMKELKMGNDRYELVAL
- a CDS encoding alpha/beta hydrolase; translation: MRKGAAIVHKGRHLNADDSVRNLLDHPAFAGFARLLLPWDGRRYDEAVRLSDIGSLLPYHSHVDAATVVGALNRMIDDVNSGHDVFYPFYSEEQRREQPARDHTGLFFFRGRPNSPFAVVSPGGGFAYVASVHEGFPYAAEISAKGYNAFVLRYRAGHGGAVATEDLAAAISYIFRNAKALGVDTRGYSLWGSSAGARMAAAVGSHGASAYGGDRLPRPSTVVMAYTAHSDYSSAEPPTFVVVGEQDGIAPPSTMERRVAALRSAGTPVEYHTYGSLGHGFGPGTGTSAEGWIVNAVRFWEQFLTRRN
- a CDS encoding aldo/keto reductase translates to MKKRTLGKSGLEVSALGLGCMGMSFGYGPAADRREMISLIRTAVERGVTFFDTAEVYGPFTNEELVGEALAPFRGWVAIATKFGFKLDPNGGPQWVGLDSRPERIRQVAEASLTRLRVDAIDLFYQHRVDPEVPIEDVAGAVKDLIREGKVRHFGLSEAGVQTIRRAHAVQPVTAVQSEYSLWWREPEAALLPTLEELGIGFVPFSPLGKGFLTGKIDEKTTFDSSDFRTIVPRFAAEARQANLVLVDLLRMIAARKKATPAQIALAWLLAQKPWIVPIPGTRKLERLDENLGAVAVALSPDDLREIEDAASRITVQGARYPEKHQTMSGR
- a CDS encoding SDR family oxidoreductase, which encodes MTNVIVVIGAGLIGQAIARRVSAGKHVLLADLRRENADAAAKVLGDAGFEVSTAIVDVSSRPSVHALVERATAIGAITGVIHAAGVSPTQASPETILKVDLYGTALVLEEFGNVIAHGGAGVVIASQSGHRLPALMPAQDKALATTPADDLLALPMLQPDQVTDPLHAYQVAKRGNSLRVMAEAVRWGKRGARVNTISPGIICTPLAKDELAGPRGPGYRRMLELSPAGRIGTPDEVGAVGALLMGPDGAFITGSDFLMDGGVTAAYWYGDLAPK